A single Pararhizobium sp. A13 DNA region contains:
- a CDS encoding 3-keto-5-aminohexanoate cleavage protein, protein MQPKVIITCAVTGNLTTRENHPGLPVTPEEIANSCLEAADAGAAVVHIHVRDPETARPSMELKYYREVIERIRAKDSAVILNVTTGPGGRYHPSDENPAVAGPRTTLMRPERRVEHIVALKPDIATLDLNTMTFGAEVVINTPGNVKIMAELINGAGVKPELEVFDTGDIQLANDLLRAGVLKSPAMFTIVTGVKYGLPATPDAMALAARMLPRDAVWTGFGVGRMSFPMAAQSYLLGGHVRVGLEDNSYIAKGVLAKGNGELVERARDIVEKLGGQIAGPSEARDILQLKA, encoded by the coding sequence ATGCAACCGAAAGTCATCATCACCTGTGCCGTCACCGGCAACCTCACCACTCGGGAAAACCATCCCGGCCTACCTGTAACGCCCGAGGAGATCGCCAACTCCTGCCTCGAGGCGGCCGACGCTGGCGCTGCGGTCGTGCACATCCATGTGCGCGACCCCGAAACGGCAAGGCCGTCGATGGAACTCAAATATTACCGCGAGGTCATCGAGCGCATCAGGGCGAAGGACAGCGCGGTGATCCTCAACGTCACGACGGGGCCGGGCGGGCGTTATCATCCGAGTGACGAAAACCCGGCTGTCGCGGGGCCACGCACGACATTGATGCGGCCGGAGCGGCGGGTGGAGCACATCGTCGCGCTGAAGCCTGATATCGCGACGCTCGACCTCAACACCATGACGTTCGGCGCCGAGGTGGTGATCAACACGCCCGGCAATGTGAAGATCATGGCCGAACTCATCAACGGCGCCGGCGTCAAGCCGGAACTGGAGGTCTTCGACACTGGTGATATTCAGCTCGCCAACGATCTGCTTAGGGCCGGGGTGCTTAAGTCGCCCGCCATGTTCACCATCGTCACCGGCGTCAAATACGGCCTTCCGGCCACACCGGACGCGATGGCGCTCGCCGCGCGGATGCTGCCGCGCGATGCGGTCTGGACCGGTTTCGGCGTCGGCCGCATGTCGTTTCCGATGGCAGCGCAGTCCTATCTGCTCGGCGGTCATGTGCGGGTCGGGCTGGAGGACAATTCCTACATCGCCAAGGGCGTGCTTGCGAAAGGCAATGGCGAACTCGTCGAGCGCGCCCGCGACATCGTCGAAAAACTGGGCGGGCAGATCGCGGGCCCGTCGGAAGCCAGAGACATCCTGCAATTGAAGGCCTGA
- a CDS encoding SDR family oxidoreductase, which produces MNMSYALTGKVAVVVGGSGGIGQETCRLLAEAGARVAVGYRSAKEKAQALVAALPGNGHAALPVSIEDTPSIEAFRDAVLSRLGKADILVNTAGVTQPVPHADLDALTDDLIDQIFVNNWRGVFSTVRAFAPALKASGDGLIVNVSSIAAFTGIGSNIAYCGAKAGLDIMSNSLARALAPQIRVMAISPGMVDTDFVPGRGQDFKDKAAAATPLKRLTTTTDVAEAILACATHLKFSTGTRIVVDGGRHL; this is translated from the coding sequence ATGAACATGTCGTATGCTTTGACAGGCAAGGTCGCAGTGGTGGTCGGCGGCTCCGGGGGGATCGGCCAGGAAACCTGCCGGCTGCTGGCGGAGGCTGGCGCCCGTGTCGCGGTTGGCTATCGGTCGGCCAAGGAGAAGGCCCAAGCGCTCGTCGCGGCCCTGCCGGGTAACGGCCACGCGGCCCTGCCGGTGTCGATCGAAGACACGCCAAGCATCGAGGCGTTTCGCGATGCCGTGCTTTCCAGACTCGGCAAAGCGGATATTCTGGTGAATACGGCGGGCGTCACCCAGCCGGTCCCGCATGCCGATCTCGATGCGCTGACCGACGATCTGATCGACCAGATCTTCGTCAACAACTGGCGCGGCGTGTTTTCGACGGTCAGGGCCTTCGCGCCGGCGCTGAAAGCAAGCGGCGACGGGCTGATCGTCAACGTCTCCTCAATCGCAGCCTTCACCGGCATCGGCTCCAACATCGCCTATTGCGGCGCCAAGGCCGGGCTAGACATCATGAGCAATTCGCTGGCCCGGGCTCTGGCGCCGCAAATCCGTGTCATGGCGATCTCGCCGGGCATGGTGGATACCGATTTCGTCCCTGGTCGGGGACAGGATTTCAAGGACAAGGCCGCCGCCGCGACGCCACTGAAGAGGCTGACGACAACAACCGATGTCGCCGAAGCGATCCTCGCCTGCGCGACGCATCTCAAATTCTCGACCGGCACGCGGATCGTGGTCGATGGGGGGAGGCACCTCTGA
- a CDS encoding dioxygenase, with the protein MQHVTIEPKLISTVADVTPTVLAAMSRTSDPRLKQIMDSMVRHLHAFIIETQPTEEEFEQGLRWIAALGHHTNESNNEVVLAADVVGASTLIDLINNDGMQGETMSALLGPFYRGQAPDCARGDCIARSKTPGLALYFKGRVTGVDGKPIEDAKLDVWQASPVGLYENQDTGQDDFNLRGVFRTDANGSFHFTSVKPAGYPVPVDGPVGDLLQAQQRHPMRPAHIHFIVSAPGHKTLVTQIFSDTHDALATDVVFGAKTQIIGDFVEHTEPHGDYPDAPLPFYTCEYQFKLVEGEPSYPVPPISGKKS; encoded by the coding sequence ATGCAGCACGTAACAATCGAACCGAAGCTCATCAGCACCGTTGCCGACGTGACGCCGACGGTGCTGGCGGCGATGTCGCGCACCTCCGATCCGCGCCTGAAGCAGATCATGGATTCCATGGTTCGGCACCTGCACGCGTTCATCATTGAGACGCAGCCGACCGAGGAAGAATTCGAGCAGGGCCTGCGCTGGATCGCAGCCCTTGGCCATCACACCAACGAGAGCAACAACGAGGTGGTGCTCGCCGCCGATGTCGTCGGCGCCTCGACGCTGATCGACCTCATCAACAATGACGGCATGCAGGGCGAAACCATGTCGGCACTGCTCGGGCCGTTCTATCGCGGACAGGCCCCGGACTGCGCCCGCGGCGACTGCATCGCCCGATCGAAAACGCCCGGTCTGGCGCTCTATTTCAAGGGCAGGGTGACCGGTGTCGATGGCAAGCCTATCGAAGACGCCAAGCTCGATGTCTGGCAGGCGTCCCCTGTCGGTCTCTATGAAAACCAGGATACGGGCCAGGACGATTTCAACCTGCGCGGTGTTTTCCGCACCGATGCGAATGGCAGCTTCCACTTCACATCGGTAAAGCCGGCCGGCTATCCCGTGCCGGTCGATGGACCCGTCGGCGATCTCCTACAGGCCCAGCAACGCCATCCGATGCGGCCGGCGCACATCCATTTCATCGTCTCGGCGCCCGGTCACAAGACGCTGGTCACCCAGATCTTCTCGGACACGCATGATGCGCTGGCGACCGACGTCGTCTTCGGCGCCAAGACGCAGATCATCGGCGATTTCGTCGAGCATACCGAGCCGCATGGCGACTATCCGGATGCGCCACTGCCTTTCTACACCTGCGAATATCAGTTCAAGCTGGTCGAGGGCGAGCCGAGCTATCCGGTGCCGCCGATCTCGGGCAAGAAGTCGTGA
- a CDS encoding glutathione S-transferase family protein, whose amino-acid sequence MPEYVVYNAPQSTCSQRVRYVLHAKGREFKEHKLDLFKGDQLKPEYLKINPNGLVPALVHNGNAVIDSAVIMEYLEDILGTISPLRPEDPLKVARMRAMMRYVDEVPTPAVRVPSYNLAFLPHYQAMTEEEFLAVCESKPLRREFLLKMGRTGFPQSEMDEALGRLRRGIERMTSWLRESGGPWLMGKDLTLADIAIMPVIVRMDDINLGHLWADAPEISEWLDRIRTTDAFAKTYYHGALLTEKYPHLQALKTVAA is encoded by the coding sequence ATGCCGGAATATGTTGTTTACAATGCGCCGCAATCCACCTGCAGCCAGCGCGTGCGCTATGTGCTGCATGCCAAGGGCCGCGAGTTCAAGGAGCACAAGCTCGACCTCTTCAAGGGCGACCAGCTGAAGCCGGAATATCTGAAGATCAATCCGAACGGGCTGGTGCCGGCGCTGGTGCACAACGGCAACGCCGTCATCGATTCAGCCGTTATCATGGAATATCTCGAAGATATCCTGGGCACCATCTCGCCACTGCGACCGGAGGATCCGCTGAAGGTTGCCCGTATGCGGGCGATGATGCGCTATGTCGATGAAGTGCCGACGCCCGCCGTCCGCGTGCCGTCCTATAACCTGGCCTTCCTGCCGCACTATCAGGCGATGACGGAAGAGGAATTCCTTGCCGTCTGTGAGAGCAAGCCGCTTCGCCGCGAGTTCCTGCTGAAGATGGGCCGCACCGGCTTTCCGCAGTCGGAAATGGACGAAGCGCTCGGCCGCCTGCGGCGCGGGATAGAGCGCATGACAAGCTGGCTCCGGGAGAGCGGCGGCCCCTGGCTGATGGGCAAGGACCTGACGCTCGCCGACATCGCCATCATGCCCGTCATCGTGCGCATGGACGACATCAATCTCGGCCACCTCTGGGCGGATGCGCCGGAAATCAGCGAGTGGCTCGACCGCATTCGCACGACCGACGCTTTTGCCAAGACCTATTACCACGGTGCCCTGCTGACGGAAAAATATCCGCATCTGCAGGCTTTGAAGACCGTAGCCGCCTGA
- a CDS encoding branched-chain amino acid ABC transporter permease — MAVTLQQSSASAVVEARRAHNEKLARKADQMRATWFPLVILAALAALPLLQFTGNYNYLLHMVLFTASYVAMASGWNILGGFAGYISLGHSVFFAIGGYFSGMILARYGISTIITAPLAGLLAAVVGYLVGMVTLKVRGPSFIISSIALLMIARILFDNWELIGGANGVTLPVNDLPVQWAKVPYYYAMLAIAAFTVWASYRIKHSKFGLGLRAISKDEIKAESAGIDTRFYKVTAFALSAFFVGMAGAVWGEYLTYLRPNIFLVILVSANLVLMSILGGKGTVAGPVIGAILIVALNELFVATMGASEINILGTGMVMAAGLMFFPLGLVGTLARKGKLPRVLNWD, encoded by the coding sequence ATGGCCGTTACTCTTCAGCAATCCAGCGCCAGCGCCGTTGTCGAAGCGCGCCGTGCCCACAACGAAAAGCTCGCCCGCAAGGCCGACCAGATGAGGGCCACGTGGTTTCCGCTGGTCATCCTGGCTGCACTTGCCGCCCTGCCGCTTCTGCAGTTCACGGGCAACTACAACTACCTGCTGCATATGGTGCTGTTCACGGCGTCCTATGTGGCGATGGCATCGGGCTGGAACATCCTCGGGGGCTTTGCCGGCTATATATCGCTCGGCCACAGCGTGTTCTTCGCGATCGGCGGATATTTTTCCGGCATGATCCTGGCGCGCTACGGCATCTCGACAATCATCACCGCGCCGCTCGCCGGCCTGCTCGCCGCGGTGGTCGGCTACCTGGTCGGTATGGTGACACTCAAGGTCCGCGGCCCGAGCTTCATCATCTCGTCGATCGCGCTCCTGATGATCGCCCGTATCCTGTTTGATAATTGGGAACTCATCGGCGGTGCCAACGGCGTGACGCTGCCTGTCAACGACCTTCCCGTACAATGGGCCAAAGTTCCCTACTATTACGCCATGCTGGCAATTGCCGCCTTCACCGTCTGGGCGAGCTACAGGATCAAGCATTCGAAGTTCGGTCTTGGCCTCCGGGCAATCTCCAAGGATGAGATCAAGGCGGAAAGTGCCGGCATTGACACGCGCTTCTATAAGGTCACGGCCTTTGCGCTTTCTGCCTTTTTCGTCGGCATGGCGGGTGCTGTCTGGGGCGAATACCTCACCTATCTGCGGCCCAATATCTTCCTGGTGATCCTGGTGTCGGCCAACCTCGTGCTGATGTCGATCCTTGGCGGTAAGGGAACGGTGGCCGGGCCGGTGATCGGCGCGATCCTGATCGTGGCGCTCAACGAACTGTTCGTCGCCACCATGGGCGCCTCGGAAATCAACATCCTCGGCACCGGCATGGTGATGGCGGCGGGCCTGATGTTCTTCCCGCTCGGCCTCGTCGGAACGCTGGCGAGGAAAGGCAAACTGCCGCGCGTTCTCAACTGGGATTGA
- a CDS encoding branched-chain amino acid ABC transporter permease: MADILQILILGLALGGVIALMGSGLSLVFGVMRIVNLAHPSLIIGGAYVTYWAFKVTGVDPIVMLPVASVIMAAVGVLLYRLMFERETKSAKYSEMTVLLTFALAMMVEGLLGGLFTNTQRVVSPDYATDAFFVGDLFIPKGQLYAGIVSLTIITALTLFLKYSRLGYAIRATTQNREAAELLGVNVNFICILAFAIGIGLAGAAGSLVSFVFSFFPAKHWEWIAMLMSVVVLGGMGSILGTVVAALMLSVIAAFVGTWVGATWSTLTFFLALFLILLVRPQGLFGEKPEMA; this comes from the coding sequence ATGGCAGATATCCTGCAAATTCTCATTCTCGGCCTCGCTCTCGGCGGCGTCATCGCGCTGATGGGGTCCGGCCTGTCGCTGGTCTTCGGCGTGATGCGCATCGTCAATCTCGCGCACCCCTCGCTGATCATCGGTGGCGCCTATGTCACCTACTGGGCCTTCAAGGTGACAGGTGTCGATCCGATCGTCATGCTGCCGGTGGCCTCCGTCATCATGGCTGCCGTCGGCGTGTTGCTCTACCGGCTGATGTTCGAGAGGGAGACCAAGAGCGCCAAATATTCCGAAATGACGGTGCTTCTGACCTTTGCCTTAGCAATGATGGTCGAAGGCCTGCTCGGCGGCCTCTTCACCAACACGCAGCGCGTCGTCTCGCCGGACTATGCGACCGATGCCTTCTTCGTCGGTGACCTTTTCATCCCGAAAGGGCAGCTCTATGCCGGCATCGTCTCGCTGACGATCATTACCGCGCTCACCCTGTTTCTCAAATATTCCCGTCTCGGCTATGCCATCCGGGCGACGACGCAGAACCGCGAGGCGGCCGAACTTCTGGGCGTCAACGTCAACTTCATCTGCATTCTCGCCTTTGCCATCGGCATCGGTCTTGCGGGTGCCGCCGGTTCGCTCGTCAGCTTCGTCTTCAGCTTCTTCCCGGCAAAACACTGGGAATGGATTGCCATGCTGATGTCGGTCGTCGTGCTCGGCGGCATGGGCAGCATTCTCGGCACGGTGGTCGCAGCGCTTATGCTCTCGGTCATCGCCGCCTTTGTCGGCACCTGGGTCGGTGCGACATGGTCGACGCTCACCTTCTTCCTCGCTCTTTTCCTCATCCTGCTGGTGCGGCCCCAGGGCCTGTTCGGCGAAAAACCGGAGATGGCATGA
- a CDS encoding ABC transporter ATP-binding protein: MTELLQVTNITAGYGDGPAILDGAHLTVEPGKVHCIIGPNGAGKSTLMKAICGMLTIRKGDVVFKGKRLNGMRPDQILREGICFVPQERALFPKMTVRENLRMGGFILDDKKELERRIEGILERFPILRERADQHAGTMSGGQQQTLAMARTLIIKPAIVMLDEPSLGLAPKIIQEMFDIMKMMSAEGVTVLLVEQNALMGLRNSDWGVVLDLGRTLFEGPAADVLGDPRIQELYLGGKKAA; this comes from the coding sequence ATGACGGAGCTGCTTCAGGTCACCAATATCACCGCCGGTTACGGCGATGGCCCGGCAATCCTCGACGGCGCCCATCTGACCGTCGAGCCCGGCAAGGTCCATTGCATCATCGGCCCGAACGGTGCCGGCAAATCGACGCTGATGAAAGCCATCTGCGGCATGCTGACGATCCGCAAAGGCGATGTCGTCTTCAAGGGAAAACGCTTGAACGGCATGCGCCCGGACCAGATTCTGCGCGAAGGCATCTGTTTCGTGCCGCAGGAGCGGGCGCTGTTTCCAAAGATGACGGTGCGCGAAAACCTGCGCATGGGTGGCTTCATTCTTGACGACAAGAAGGAACTGGAACGCCGTATCGAAGGCATCCTCGAACGCTTCCCGATCCTGCGCGAGCGGGCCGACCAGCATGCCGGCACCATGTCCGGCGGCCAGCAACAGACGCTAGCGATGGCGCGCACGCTGATCATCAAGCCGGCGATCGTCATGCTCGACGAACCTTCGCTGGGGCTGGCGCCGAAGATCATCCAGGAGATGTTCGACATCATGAAGATGATGTCGGCCGAAGGCGTGACCGTTCTGCTTGTTGAGCAGAACGCGCTGATGGGCCTGAGGAATTCCGACTGGGGCGTGGTGCTCGATCTCGGGCGCACGCTGTTCGAGGGGCCTGCCGCCGACGTGCTTGGTGATCCCCGCATCCAGGAACTCTACCTCGGCGGCAAGAAGGCCGCCTGA
- a CDS encoding ABC transporter ATP-binding protein: protein MLEVKNLSKHYGGIRAVDGATFTVEEGSITALIGPNGAGKTTAFNCISRTVAPTSGEVWLDGQRIDHLRPHKVTARGLSRTFQISRNLSDMTVIENVIVQSRVDGIAGLFKPAMSREEKDKAMSILDFLGITRIAYEDGNNLSYGQKKLMDLAALLMSDPKIILLDEPAGGVNPSLLEEIIGHIQALNARGLTVLIVEHNMDLIMRLSHRVVVMAQGRVICDGTPDVVRKDRQVLDAYLGGVLDQEAA, encoded by the coding sequence ATGCTCGAAGTGAAGAATCTCAGCAAGCATTATGGAGGCATCCGGGCCGTCGACGGCGCGACCTTCACCGTCGAGGAGGGCTCGATCACAGCCCTGATCGGCCCGAACGGCGCCGGCAAGACGACCGCCTTCAACTGTATCAGCCGCACCGTTGCGCCGACATCGGGCGAGGTCTGGCTGGACGGCCAGCGGATCGACCATCTGCGGCCGCACAAGGTGACCGCCAGGGGCCTGAGCCGCACCTTCCAGATTTCCCGTAACCTCTCCGACATGACGGTCATCGAGAACGTCATCGTCCAGTCGCGCGTCGATGGCATCGCCGGCCTGTTCAAGCCGGCGATGAGCCGGGAGGAAAAGGACAAGGCGATGTCCATCCTCGATTTCCTCGGCATCACCCGCATCGCCTATGAGGACGGCAACAACCTCTCCTACGGGCAGAAGAAGCTGATGGATTTGGCGGCACTGCTGATGTCCGACCCGAAAATCATCCTGCTCGACGAGCCGGCCGGTGGCGTCAACCCGTCGCTGCTCGAAGAGATCATCGGTCATATCCAGGCTTTGAACGCGCGCGGGCTGACGGTGCTGATCGTCGAGCATAACATGGACCTGATCATGCGGCTCTCGCATCGCGTCGTCGTAATGGCGCAGGGACGGGTGATCTGCGACGGCACGCCGGACGTGGTGCGCAAGGACCGCCAAGTGCTCGATGCCTATCTCGGCGGCGTGCTCGATCAGGAGGCGGCGTGA
- a CDS encoding amino acid ABC transporter substrate-binding protein, translating to MKLARFLATTAAVALLASAVQAANIKIGASLPITGGLSVSGEKHKRGYELCTKLINESGGILGRQVELVVSDNRSDPATAINQYERFINVDKVDAVYGTFSSRLTFPVASILSKYNMVHPVPSGGALRIYEQGYKNLFYFQVSAAEYTGKDVIAVMKDIVASGQAPKTVAVVSADDFFANAISAGLLGQKVKDPATDKEIADLAPGYLADAGIEVVMQEKWPEEGFNDWLNLANSIKRSGAEMIVGLTASAEEAVQLTRALKTVGAAPKLVYLSQGAQNEFIEGVGKEAADGVLIHTTWHKDVPFEGTLAGKPFNNADFVKAFETAYGVEPDEDSAIPFAVCQGIEQAITGANSTDNAKMGEWLHARTKDDPVRTVLGRFTWDDRGLAKDKEHIMTQWQDGQLKFVYPKGEFEGVVPFSYPKAGF from the coding sequence ATGAAACTGGCGAGATTTCTAGCGACGACAGCGGCAGTGGCCTTGCTTGCAAGCGCTGTGCAGGCGGCGAACATCAAGATCGGCGCATCGCTGCCGATCACCGGCGGCCTTTCGGTCAGCGGTGAAAAACACAAGCGCGGCTACGAGCTGTGTACCAAGCTGATCAATGAGTCCGGCGGGATTCTCGGAAGGCAGGTGGAGCTGGTCGTCAGCGACAATCGCTCCGACCCGGCAACCGCGATCAACCAGTACGAACGCTTCATCAACGTTGACAAGGTCGATGCCGTCTATGGCACCTTCTCCAGTCGGCTGACCTTCCCCGTCGCTAGCATCCTTTCCAAGTACAACATGGTGCATCCGGTCCCCTCGGGCGGCGCGCTGCGCATCTATGAACAGGGCTACAAGAACCTGTTCTATTTCCAGGTGAGCGCCGCCGAATATACCGGCAAGGACGTGATCGCCGTGATGAAGGACATTGTCGCCTCCGGCCAGGCCCCGAAGACGGTTGCGGTCGTTTCCGCCGACGACTTCTTCGCCAACGCCATTTCAGCCGGTCTTCTGGGCCAAAAGGTCAAAGACCCGGCAACCGACAAGGAGATCGCCGATCTCGCGCCCGGCTACCTGGCGGACGCCGGCATCGAGGTGGTGATGCAGGAGAAGTGGCCGGAAGAAGGTTTCAACGATTGGCTGAACCTTGCCAATTCCATCAAACGCTCCGGTGCCGAGATGATCGTCGGCCTGACGGCATCTGCTGAAGAGGCCGTTCAGTTGACCCGTGCGCTGAAGACCGTCGGTGCAGCGCCGAAGCTGGTCTATCTCAGCCAGGGCGCCCAGAACGAATTCATCGAAGGAGTGGGCAAGGAAGCCGCCGATGGCGTGCTGATCCATACGACCTGGCACAAGGACGTGCCATTTGAGGGAACGCTGGCCGGCAAGCCGTTCAACAATGCGGATTTCGTCAAGGCCTTCGAAACGGCCTATGGCGTCGAGCCGGATGAGGACAGCGCTATTCCATTCGCCGTCTGCCAGGGCATCGAGCAGGCGATCACCGGAGCCAATTCGACCGACAATGCCAAGATGGGCGAATGGCTGCACGCGCGCACCAAGGACGATCCGGTGCGCACCGTTCTTGGCCGCTTCACCTGGGACGACCGCGGCCTTGCCAAGGACAAGGAGCACATCATGACCCAGTGGCAGGACGGCCAGCTGAAGTTCGTCTACCCGAAAGGCGAGTTCGAAGGCGTCGTGCCGTTCAGTTACCCGAAGGCCGGGTTCTGA